Part of the uncultured Desulfobacter sp. genome, AAAAACGGCAGAGACCTCCCTGGACGAAGTGTTGAAAAAGACCGTTATCACCAAAGAGGCGCTGCCTGCCTATCTGGTGAATCCTGACATCGAACAATACGAGGATAAGGATGTGATTATCCGTGAGGGAAATACGGATATTGATTTTTTCAAGCTTGTCCAAGGCGCCGTCTATGTGGTTAAAGGCGGTAAGATGATCGCAGAAATCACCCAGCCCGGCGAGTATTTCGGCGAAATGGCGGCCATCACCGGGACATCAAGATCCGCCTCCATTATTTCAAAGGGCCGGTCCAAGATCAAACGGTTTCCCGGCGATAAGCTGATTGAAATTATAGAAAAATATCCTGACGTGGCCAAACATCTTTTCACGGTCCTTGCAGACCGCCTGAACGAAACCGACCGCAAATTAGTCTCCCTGTACAACCAGCTTAAAAAACGCAAAGACAGCGCCTCCTGATACCCTCCCAATAATGGGGCGTGAAAACAACATCCCGATTTAAAAATTTCCTTGATGTGAAAGTCTGTGTGACATGCGGCATAGATTCGATTTATCTGTGACGAATATATCAATTCCTATTAAATCTGACGTATTGTACTTCCAATTCATTGATCCCCCACTATTTTTTGGCGATCCCCATCTATAGTTGCATTTCTTACATCAATGACGTTTTTAAATTTTTATTGACATTTAAAACGTACAAATAGTATCCATGCTTCCTATGTTTTCTAAGTTTAAAAGCTGCTTTTTTAGTTTTAAACTTGCATTGTGACGATACGAGTTGTTTTACCGGTAAAAAGAGGGGGGCTACATGATTATTCTCAAGGTTCATCACCTGTGGTTTGAGTACAACACAGGTCCAGTATTAAAAGATGTCAGTCTGACAGCCAGCCCCGGTATGGTTTCAGGCCTGCTCGGCCCAAATGCATCGGGAAAAACAACCTTGTTCAAGTGCATGAACGGAATTCTTCATCCCCAGGCAGGCAGGGTTTGTATTTCCGGAAAGCCTGTATCCGCGATTCATCGAAAAGATCTGGCTCAAATCATGGCGGTGGTTCCCCAGCAGACCGGTGCCATCTTTTCCTTTACCGCCAGGCAGATGGTGGTGATGGCTAAAGCATCCGGCTTGGCCATGTGGCAGCGTCCGTCGAAAACTGATTTTGCCGGGGCCGAAAAAGTCCTTGATGAGATCGGGGCGGGTGAACTTGCCCATCGCATGTTCAATGATTTAAGCGGGGGCGAAAAGCAAATGGTCCTTTTTGCCCGGTCCTTGTTCCAGTGCCCTCAAGTTTTGCTTTTGGATGAACCCACCGCCCACCTGGATTTTAAAAACCAGCACCTGATCCTGGATATGGTCAGAACTGTGACCAAAGAAAAAAAATTGACCACCATCATCACCCTCCATGATCCTAACCTGGCCACAAGATACTGTGATGACATCGTAATGCTTAAACGCGGAGAGGTGTGTGGTCACGGTCCCGTCCGGGATGTGCTGAATGAAGACACCATTGAGTCGGTGTACGGTATAAAGGTCCTGGTGAAAGGTTCTCACCGCTGTAACCGCCTGGTGATTCCCCGGACCAATGCCGCCGGGGATGTTCTGTTCTAAAATGCTGGAAGCATCGTGATGAAATATCGTCTTTTGTATTCTGCCTGCCTGCTGTGTCTGCTATTGGCGGCGCTCCTGGCTCTGATAACCGGTAAATATCCCATGACGCCCGGGATACTGGTGCGCCTGTGCCTCTCTGCTTTGGGGTATAAGCAAGTCGGATTTGACCTTGCCGGTCCGGCGCTGGTGCTGTGGTCCGTCCGCCTGCCCAGAATTCTCATGGCAGTTCTTGTGGGTGCCGGGCTCTCCGTATCCGGAGCCATGTTCCAGGGCCTGTTTAAAAATCCGCTGGTCTCCCCGGGTATCCTGGGCGTCTCTTCGGGAGCCAACTTTGGCGCGGCAATAGGCCTGCTCTTTTTTTCAGGATCAGTTTGGGCCATTCAGGCATCTGCCTTTGTCTGGGGACTCATCGCCGTGGGCCTGACCTGCCAGATCGGCAGGCGGGGCGATCGATCAATCACCACCCTGGTCCTGGCCGGGGTCATCGTTTCCGCCCTGTTTATGGCTGGATTATCATACATCAAATGCAAGGCAGATCCCCTGGGGCAGCTGCCTGCCATTGTGTTCTGGACCATGGGTTCCTTTAACAGTGTATCATGGACAGACGTTGCCTTTGGCGGCGGACTGATCGCTGCCGGCCTTCTGGTCTGCCGCTCCATGAGCTGGGGACTCAATCCCCTCTCTATGGGTGAGGAGGAGGCGTTGGCTTTAGGGCTTAATGTGGCTGCACGGCGGGCCGTATATATACTGCTGGCCACACTCATGGTTTCAGCCGCCACAGCCCCATGCGGCACCATTGGATGGGTGGGGCTCTTGATTCCACACATGGCCAGAATTTTCACAGGTGCCGAACACGACCGTCTTATTCCCGTCTGCGCCGTCTTGGGTGCCATTTTTATGCTCATCGTGGATACCTTGGCAAGAACGCTTCCCGGCGGAGAAGTTCCCGTGGGTATTTTAACCGCGTTTATTGGGGCACCCTGTTTTGGCATTCTTTTAATCCGCAACAAAACCACGATCTGGAACAATCACTGAACGGACAACGCCCATGCATCAATTCATTGAAAATAAATTGTCGTGCTTGTTTTTTGCAGGTTTCATTGTGATATTTACGCTTCTTTTTTCAGGTGGATCAAAAGCGTTGGCTGGTGACTGCGCCTGGCGGACCATCACCGACCGAACTGGCCGGCAGGTTCGCATTCCCAACATTCCCAAACATATTGCCTGCCTTTATGGCCCAAGTTATGAAAAAGTGCTGGCCCTGGGCGGCCGGGACCGGATCTCCATGGTGGCGAACGTGACCCTGCCCTGGAATTTTGTGATCAATCCGGGGCTGGCAGATATTCCGGTTTTAAATCACTACGGTTCGCCGGATGTGGAGACGTTGCTGAAGGATTCAGCCGATCTGGTCATTTATCACCCATTTGCCAAACAGATTGAGCGGTTAAGTGCCGCAGGGCTTCCCGTGGTGGTGGCCTACGACGGCAGTCAGCGTATGCAGACCCTGGCTGCCTTTTTTGCAGACTGGTACAGCCAGATCCGGTTTTACGCAGATGTGCTGGGCGGGCACTCCCCGAAGATTGCCGCAGATTACTGCAAATATGCGGACAAAAGAATCCGGCGAGTCACCAATGTCACATCACACATGCCCGAAGCCCGTCGGCCAAGAGTCTTCTGGGTCTGCGGCCAGGTTAACGGACCCACCGGCACCCAGACCCGCCATTCCACCGCAGATTGGATCGTTAGGGCAGCCGGCGGCACCATGCTCACCCATGACGCGCCATCCTATTTTGTTTCCGTATCCACCGAGGAGCTGATTTTATGGAACCCGGATATTATCATCGTCAGCACATTGCCCTCGGTGTCCTCGGTGCTGTCTGATTCACGCCTGAAAAACGTGACCGCGGTAAAGAACAAAAAAGTTTATATGACCCCCCAGGGACAGTTCTACTGGAGCCATTTTTCAACA contains:
- a CDS encoding ABC transporter substrate-binding protein, which translates into the protein MHQFIENKLSCLFFAGFIVIFTLLFSGGSKALAGDCAWRTITDRTGRQVRIPNIPKHIACLYGPSYEKVLALGGRDRISMVANVTLPWNFVINPGLADIPVLNHYGSPDVETLLKDSADLVIYHPFAKQIERLSAAGLPVVVAYDGSQRMQTLAAFFADWYSQIRFYADVLGGHSPKIAADYCKYADKRIRRVTNVTSHMPEARRPRVFWVCGQVNGPTGTQTRHSTADWIVRAAGGTMLTHDAPSYFVSVSTEELILWNPDIIIVSTLPSVSSVLSDSRLKNVTAVKNKKVYMTPQGQFYWSHFSTESFLCILYLAKLFLPGQFPDIDLIRELTDYYTQFYHYDLTPDQARRILAHLPPRSEPRD
- a CDS encoding iron ABC transporter permease translates to MKYRLLYSACLLCLLLAALLALITGKYPMTPGILVRLCLSALGYKQVGFDLAGPALVLWSVRLPRILMAVLVGAGLSVSGAMFQGLFKNPLVSPGILGVSSGANFGAAIGLLFFSGSVWAIQASAFVWGLIAVGLTCQIGRRGDRSITTLVLAGVIVSALFMAGLSYIKCKADPLGQLPAIVFWTMGSFNSVSWTDVAFGGGLIAAGLLVCRSMSWGLNPLSMGEEEALALGLNVAARRAVYILLATLMVSAATAPCGTIGWVGLLIPHMARIFTGAEHDRLIPVCAVLGAIFMLIVDTLARTLPGGEVPVGILTAFIGAPCFGILLIRNKTTIWNNH
- a CDS encoding ABC transporter ATP-binding protein, which codes for MIILKVHHLWFEYNTGPVLKDVSLTASPGMVSGLLGPNASGKTTLFKCMNGILHPQAGRVCISGKPVSAIHRKDLAQIMAVVPQQTGAIFSFTARQMVVMAKASGLAMWQRPSKTDFAGAEKVLDEIGAGELAHRMFNDLSGGEKQMVLFARSLFQCPQVLLLDEPTAHLDFKNQHLILDMVRTVTKEKKLTTIITLHDPNLATRYCDDIVMLKRGEVCGHGPVRDVLNEDTIESVYGIKVLVKGSHRCNRLVIPRTNAAGDVLF